A section of the Phaseolus vulgaris cultivar G19833 chromosome 8, P. vulgaris v2.0, whole genome shotgun sequence genome encodes:
- the LOC137823415 gene encoding protein RESPONSE TO ABA AND SALT 1-like, with protein sequence MADVNAASFEAFLQGWMVRQKEFLGELLSAQQQYQEGRRADVRPLIDRVICHYGQYFEEKSKLAHHNIFLVFSPPWFSSLEKSFLWVGGFKPGVAFQVVNTALRDLTEDQKEKMSKLKKESKVKERTLNDDLAKLQESVADPPLVDMARSQGRLCFSRSFMVDQGLVPSAFKEKLENLVADADALRTDTALKIMKILRPAQIVSFMVSAAELQIKIRSWGLDKDAQNADQN encoded by the coding sequence ATGGCTGATGTAAATGCCGCTTCATTTGAGGCCTTTCTCCAAGGCTGGATGGTGCGCCAAAAAGAATTCCTTGGTGAGCTTCTCTCAGCTCAGCAACAGTATCAGGAGGGGCGGAGAGCTGATGTAAGGCCATTGATTGACAGAGTCATCTGTCATTATGGCCAATACTTTGAAGAGAAATCAAAGCTTGCACACCacaatatttttcttgttttctcaCCACCATGGTTCAGTTCATTAGAAAAATCCTTTCTTTGGGTTGGGGGGTTCAAGCCTGGAGTGGCTTTTCAGGTTGTGAACACAGCTTTGAGGGACTTGACAGAGGACCAAAAGGAGAAGATGAGTAAGctgaaaaaggagtccaaggtGAAGGAGAGAACCCTCAACGATGACTTGGCCAAGCTTCAAGAGAGTGTGGCAGATCCTCCGCTGGTGGACATGGCCAGAAGCCAGGGCAGATTGTGCTTCAGCAGGTCCTTCATGGTAGACCAAGGTTTGGTCCCAAGCGCTTTCAAAGAGAAATTGGAGAATCTGGTGGCAGATGCAGATGCTTTGAGGACAGACACAGCTCTGAAGATTATGAAGATACTGAGACCTGCTCAGATTGTCTCATTCATGGTTTCTGCGGCTGAGCTTCAGATCAAGATCAGGTCTTGGGGTTTGGACAAGGATGCCCAGAATGCAGACCAAAATTGA